In the Desulfomicrobium apsheronum genome, GAGGCGCGGTTTCCCTGACGTAGCGCGGGTCGCGCAGGGCCAGATTCCCGGCCGGGATGGAATCGAGGACCATCTTCACGTATTGCGGCGAGCATTTTTCCTTGTACTTGCGCTCCAATACGGCGCGCACCACGTGGCGAACCCGCTCACGCGAGAGGCGCAAGGGTTTGTCCAGGGGATCGGCCACCAGATAGGGGGCGCAGTCGTCCTCGGCTGAAAGAGGCGTCTCGTAGGCCGTGTTGATGATGGGCCGCGCCCCGTAGCGCTCGTAGAAGCGAAGCCTCGCGACGTTCTCGCGCAGCAGCTCCGGATCACGGCACAGGGCCGGGTCGTCGGGCAGGCATTCAAAGAAGAGGGCCGTGTCGCCAAGGGCCTTGGCCTCCTCGCGTACCCTTTCGTAAAGGGCCGAGCCCACCCCGTGGCCGCCGTGGCGCAGGCTGACCGAGAGGTAGTCAAGGTAGCAGAAGCGCAGGTCCGAAAAATGGCACAGCAGGGCGAATCCCTGCACCAACCTGCGTTGCCCCTCGGCCACGAAGACGATGGTCCGGTATCCCTTGCCTAGGGGGTTCTTGAGGGTGGCGGGGAGATTCGCGACCTCTTCGGCGGCGATGAGTGGAAACCGCTCGGCCAGAATGGTCTGCACCTGCTCGATGCTCTGGGCGTCGACGGGCACGGTGGTGTCGTAGATGGGACGGATGCTGAACATGGAGAGCCTCGTTTCGGCCGGAGCCGGGACCTGTATCCGAATGGAATTTTATTGCCGGTCGGGACAATACGGCGGCGAGGGCGAATGGTAAATAGATCTCTGCGTGATCACGGTGTCGTCGTGCATTCTGCATGTGCGCTTGAGATGGCGGGCTTTTTTGTATCGGCTTGCCTTTGGGAACCGCGCCGCACATTGGGAAAGGCATGTATTTCTGGTCAATTACAGGGCCAAGGATGCAAATTCAGCCCCGTCCCGCCGGATTTTGGCGCAACCGCCCATCACGGGATTTCGCATGGATAGTGCTTGCTGGATGGCTTTGGGAAATATTAAGCGGAGCGGGTTGGCTGGAGGAAGAGATGGGCGGGACAATAGTGGAACGGGATGCGTCTCTTCAGCGTACCAATTTCATGTTTTTTCAAGGATAAAAATGAGTTTTTCAGCAAGCAGCGCTTCGCGCACGCAGCGTCATGGCCGCAACATGTTCCTCCTGCTTGTCGTGCTGCTTCTGTGCGCTTGCGGCAATGGCTATTATCGCGGCCCGGTTTCGGAGCATTTCGATGGGAGCAAATTCGACAATCCCTGGGAGTCGATGCCCAATCGTTTCGGGGATTTTCTGAAGTGGCGCCTGACCGCCGAGCGCGGCTACTGGCCTGAGCATGTCGAGGTTGAACCGACGCTGCCTCCGGCGCGGGTCATGGGAGAGGAGTTGCGGGTGACCTATGTCGGTCATGCCACGGTGCTCTTGCAGACCCGGGGGCTGAACATCCTGACCGACCCCATCTGGTCCGAGCGGGCCAGTCCGTTCGGCTTCGCGGGCCCAAGGCGCGTTGCCGCGCCGGGGGTGAGGTTTGAGGACCTGCCGCCCATCGACCTGGTGCTGATCAGCCACAACCACTACGACCACCTGGACCTGCCGACCCTTGAACGCCTGCACCGGGCCTTCAATCCACTCGTGCTCACCCCGCTTGGCAATGATGTCATCATAAGGTCCGCCATCCCGGACATGCGGCTTAAAACACTGGATTGGGGCCAGGCCTTCATGTTCGGCGAAGAGATGCGGATCGTGCTTGAGCCCATGCAGCACTGGTCGGCCCGGGGGCTTTTCGATCGCCTCGAAGCCCTGTGGGGAGCTTTTGTCATCGATGCGCCGGGCGGAGCCATCTACTTTCTGGCCGATGCGGGGTATGCGCGGCACCTGTCCGAGGATTTCACGGCCAAGTACGGCACGCCGCGCCTGAGTCTGCTGCCGGTCGGAGCCTACGAACCGCAATGGTTCATGCGTTACGCCCACATGAACCCCGCCGATGTGATTCAGACTTTCATCGATCTTGGGCAGGGACGGGCCATGGGCACCCAGCATGAGGTCTTTCCCATGGCTGACGAAGCCTATGCGGCCCCTCGCCGGGAGATTTTGGAGGCCTTGCAGTCCAGGGGCATAGACGAATCGCTCTTCATGCTTCCAAAAGTAGGGGAGTGGTTCACGGTTCCGCCGCGCTGAAATTTTGCACGATGCGAGGGCTCGCCGGATATATTCTGAAACTTTTTTTCATACTTATTTCTCTGTAGGTTATTTTCAGCTTGCACCCACTGACCTTCCTTGATAGCTCCATCGATCTTTAATCGATTAACTCGATTTTTTTTCAGCAAATCGCATTCTTACGGAGGATTTCATGCGCATATTCGTATTGCTTGCAGCAAGTCTGTTTTTCGCCCAGGCCGCCTTTGCCGGGGCGGTCGGCAGCCCCATTCCCGTAGGTATCGCCGTGGGACAGACCACCAACGTGGCCCTGTTCGGCGAAGAGCAGGTCAACGGTGCCAAGGTGGCTGAAAGGATGATCAACGAGAAGGGCGGCGTGGGCGGAACTCCCATCAAGCTCGTGTTCCAGGACACCGGCGGGGATGAAGCCGGAGCCATCAACGCCTTTCAGAACCTGATCTCCCGCGACAAGGTCGTGGCCATCATCGGGCCGACCCTGTCCCAGCAGGCCTTTGCCGCCAACCCCATCGCCAATCAGGCCAAGGTGCCCGTTGTCGGCCCCTCCAACACGGCCAAGGGCGTGGCCCAGATCGGCGAGTATGTGTCCCGCATTTCCGCCCCCATGACCCTGGTCGCACCCAACGCCTTGAAGCGCGCCCTCGCGGTCAACCCGAACATCAAGAATGTGGCCGTGGTCTATGCCCAGGATGACGCGTTCAACGTCTCCGAGACCGGCATTTTCCAGGAAGCCATCAAGGACATGGGCCTCAGCATCGTCCTCGTCCAGAAGACCAGCGTCAAGGACACGGATTTTACCACCCAGGTCACGGCCATCCTCGGAGCGGGCGTGGACATGGTGGTCATGAGCTGTCTGGCGGCCGACGGCGGCAACATGGTCAAGCAGTTGCGCCAGTTCGGCTACGAGGGCCTCATCGTGGGCGGCAACGGTTTCAACTCTCCGAACATGTACCCGGTCTGCGGCAAGGAATGCACCGGCGTCATCGTGGCCCAGGCTTACAGCCCCAGGGCCGACAACGCCGAAAACAACGCCTTTGTCCCCGTGTTCAAGGAAATGTTCAAGAAGGATCCAGCCCAGTTCTCGGCCCAGGCCTACACCAGCGTGAAGGTCGTCGTGGATGCCTTGAACGAAGTGGAGCAGAGCACCGGCAAGAAGGTCGCGGACATGGACACGGCCGAACTGCGCACCGCCCTCAATGCTGCCATCATCTCCAGTTCCTATGAAACGCCTCTTGGCGAGATCGTTCTCGACGCCGACGGCGAGATCACCCAGAAGACGTTCTATGTCTCCCAGATCAAGATCGCCGAAGACGGCAAGACCGGGATCATGGAACTGCTGCCCGAATAACGCATCCTGCCGGGGGAGCGCCGCTTCCCCGGCTTTTGGCATATCATGAACATCGTCTATTTCCTGCAAAATATCCTGAACGGCCTTTCCATCGGTTCGGTCTACGCCATCTTCGCCCTTGGCTACACGCTGGTCTTTTCCATTCTGGGAATCATCAACTTCGCCCACGGCGCGGTCTTCACCCTTGGCGCGTATTGCACCTACGCCCTGGCCGTCGGTGATTTCGGCCTGAACGGGCTTCTGGCCGGTACGAGCCTGCCATTCAGCCTGCCTTTTCCCCTGGCGCTTCTGGGAGGCTCCATCATGGCCGGTTGCGTTGGCGTTTTGGTCGAGCGACTGGCTTTCCGGCCGCTGCGGGCCAAGGGGGCCGATCCGCTCCTGGCGCTGGTCAGCAGCCTTGGCGTTGCGCTCATTCTGGTCAATTGCCTGCAATTTCTTGTCGGCGCGGAAATCTATTCCTTTCCGTCCGACATTTTCGGATCTTTGCCCATGGCCATGATCTTCAAGATGGACGGCAAGATCCTGGCCGTGCGCACCGTGCAGCTGATCATCCTGGGCGTCAGCCTGGCCATGCTGCTGGTGCTGGCCTGGTTCATGAACCGGACCCGCATGGGCAAGGCCCTGCAGGCCACGGCCGAGAACCCCGAAACCGCCAGCCTGCTCGGCATCAACGTCGATCGCTACATCCTGTCCACATTCTTCATCTCCGGCGCCCTTGGGGGCCTGGCAGGAACGCTCATCGGGGCGAGCTTCGGCCTGGCCGGGCCGTATTTCGGAGTCAGTTATGGCCTCAAGGGCCTGGCGGTCATCGTGCTGGGCGGTCTCGGCAGCATTCCCGGGGCGGTTCTCGGCGGACTTGTCATTGGTCTGGGCGAGGCGTTCCTGCCCCCGGACTATTCGTCCATGAAAGAGGCCGTGGCCTTTGTCATGCTTTTCGTCATTCTTCTGGCCCGCCCCCAGGGGCTTCTTGGCCAGCAAACCATCCAGAAGGTTTAGGATGGGCATGTTTCTCGACAACTACGGTTTTTTGATGGTGGCCATCATCCAGCAGGCGCTCCTGGGGATGAGCCTGTGGTATCCGCTCATGGCCGGACAGCTCTCCCTGGCCAGCATAGGCTTCTATTCCCTGGGCGGCTACATCGCGGCCATCATGGGTACGAGCCCGCTCTTTGCAGCCTGGCGTGAAACTCTGGGCGCGGCCCTCTACCCTGTGGAATGGCTCATCGCCATGCTGGCCAGCTGCCTGCTCGGACTGCTGGTCGGCATCCCGGCCCTGCGGCTGCGCGGCATCTATCTGGCCCTGGCGACCATCGCCTTCGTGCAGGTGCTCAATGTCGTGGTCCTGGTTCTGGACGTGACCGGCGGGGCGGTGGGCCTTTTTGGCATCCCGCAGCCTTTCGAGAAGCGCATCGGCTACCTGTGGTTCTTCGGCCCACTCCTTATCGTCATGCTCCTCTTCTCCTGGCGGCTGACCCGCACCGTGGCCGGCCGGTCCTTCATGGCCATCCGCGAGGACGAGCTGGCCGCCCAGGCCATGGGTATTTCCACCACCTTCGAGAAGGTCCGCGCCTTTGTCATCGGTTGCGGCCTGGCCGGTGTGGTCGGAGCCATGAGCGCGCCGTTCCTCAATACCTGGAACGCCCGCCAGAGCAGCTTCGACGCCTCCGTGGCCTGCTTGGCCTATGTGCTCATCGGCGGCGCGCGCTCCATCTGGGGTCCGCTGCTGGGCGCGATCTTGCTTGTCGCGCTGCCCGAGGTGCTGCGTCCGCTCAAGGACGCCCGCCTGATCATGAACGGCATCGTCCTGGTCGTGGCCTGCATCTACCTGCCCCAGGGCATCGCCGGACTGCTGGCTTCCCTGCGCCGCAAAGCTTCGGGGGTGGCCTGATGAACGCCATTTTGAGTCTGGAAGGCGTATCGCGCTCATTCGGTGGGCTCATGGCCGTCGGTGATGTCGGATTTTCCGTGCAGCCTGGTGAAATCTTCGGCCTGATCGGTCCCAACGGCGCGGGCAAGACCACGCTCTTCAACCTGATTTCCGGACTCACGCCTGTTTCGGCGGGCCGGATCAGTTTTCTGGGCAAGGACATTCTGGGCATCGCGCCGCACAAGGTCGCCAGCATGGGCATGGCCAGAACGTTCCAGAACATTCGTCTTTTCAGCGGCATGAGCGTGCTCGACAACGTGCGCGCGCCCATGCAGGCCTTCGCCGAAACCGGACTTCTGTCGGACCTGCTCGGCCTTCCGGCCAGCCGCGCCCAGGAAAGGCGCATCCGGGACAGGGCCATGGAGCTGCTCGGCCTTGTCGGGCTGGACTCCAAGACCCATGATCTTGCGTCATCCCTGCCCTACGGCGAACGCAGGCGGCTTGAGATCGCCCGCGCCCTGGCCCTGCGCCCCAAACTGCTGCTTCTGGACGAACCGGCCGCAGGCCTGAACCTGGCCGAAAAGGCGGAACTGAGTTCTTTCATCCGCGACCTGCGCACCCGCTTCGACCTGACCGTGCTCATCATCGAGCACCATGTGCCATTGGTCATGGGCCTTTGCGACCGCCTGGCCGTGCTCAACTTCGGCCGCCTCATCTGCCAGGGCAAGCCGGACGACGTGCGCAGCGATCAATGCGTCATTGACGCCTACCTCGGAGACAGCCATGCCGTTGCTTGAACTTGCTCAGGTCTGCGTGAATTACGGCGCGGTCAAGGCTGTGCGAGACGTCAGTCTTTATGTGGAGCATGGCGAGGTGGTCACTCTCATCGGTGCCAACGGAGCGGGCAAGAGCACCATCCTGCGCGCCGTCTCCGGCCTGGCCCGCATCGCGTCCGGCGCGCTGCGTTTCTCGGGAACCGACATCGCCAAAACCCGGCCGGACGCCATTGTCCGTGCCGGGCTGGCGCATTGCCCCGAAGGACGCCAGGTCCTGGCCAGGCAGAGCATCGAGGACAACCTCCTGCTTGGCGCCTACATCCGCACAGACAAGGACGGCATCGCGCGTGACCTGGAAAAGTCCTACGTCATGTTTCCGCGTCTTCGGGAGCGTCGCCGCCAGCCTGCCGGGACCCTTTCCGGCGGCGAACAGCAGATGCTGGCCATCGCCCGCGCCCTCATGAGCTCGCCGCGCATGCTCCTGCTCGATGAACCGTCCCTGGGACTTGCGCCGCTGGTGGTGGAGGAGATTTTCGCCATTCTCGACTCCCTGAGCGCCCAGGGCATGACCATCCTTCTTGTGGAACAGAACGCGCGGCTGGCCCTGGCGCATTCCCATCGCGGCTACGTGCTTGAATCCGGACAGATCGCGGCCACCGGCGAAGCCAGAGCACTGCTTGACGATGACCGTGTTCTGGCTGCGTATCTGGGGGCCTGAAACGGAAGGAAGAGGCGGGGCGCTGCCCCGGACCCCGCAAGGGGCTCGCCCCTTGACCCGTGCAGGGGGACGCGGGGGCCACGATATTTTTGTTTTTGGGATTGCCGATTAAATGGGTAGTGGCTTTTTTTTGGCGCTTGAGCGCCAATTTTTACATATTTATCGGATTGCGCAGCAGCGCTTTTGAGGTGTTTGAATGACCAAACCAAAAAGGGTGACCCTGTTCATCCAGTGCATAGTGGATTCCTGTTTTCCCGCCGTGGGCGAAGCCATGGTCAAGGTGCTTGAGCGCCAGGGGCTTGAGCTCGACTATCCCGCGAACCAGACATGCTGCGGACAGCCTGCCTTCAATGCCGGATATCGCGACGAAGCGGCGCGTCTGGCGCGGCATTACCTGGACGTGTTCGAGGACGCCGAGGCCATCGTCTGTCCGTCGGGATCGTGCGTACACATGGTCCGTCATCACTACATGGAGCTTTTCGCCAAGGATCCGCGCCAGCTGGACCGGGCCAGGCGGGTGGCGGCCAAGACCTTCGAGTTCACAGAATTTCTGGTCGATGTGCTGGGCGTGACCGATGTCGGCGCAACCTGGAACGGGCAGATCACCTACCACGACTCCTGTCACCTCCTGCGTGGGCTGGGGGTCAAGGACCAGCCTCGGGCGCTGCTTTCCGGAGTACGCGGGCTGACGCTCGTTGAGATGAACCGTTCCGATGAATGCTGCGGGTTCGGGGGCACCTTTTCGGCCAAGTATCCGGAAATTTCCGAGGCCCTGCTCGAAACCAAGCTGGCCAACATCCAGGCTACGGGCACGGGCGCCGTGGTCGGCTGCGACATGGGCTGCCTCATGCACATGCAGGGCATGATCCGGCGTCGCGAGCTGCCCATCAGCGTGCACCACATCGCCGAAATCCTGGCCGGGGAGGAGTAGAATGCTGAACCAGGACCCTCTGAAGTACAGGGAATTGGCCGCCAAGGCCGTCGAGGACAAGCAGCTGCACAGGGCCCTCGCCAAGATGCGCGACAAGGTCGGACGCAACGCGGTGAACCTCTACAACCAGCTTTCGCCCGGGCATGACCCGCGTCAGGACGCCAAGGCCGTGCGCCGCAAGATCGTGGACAACCTTGATGTCGTGCTCGAAACCCTGATCGCGAACATTCGCGCCCGGGGCGGGCATGTCCATCTGGCCGAGACCGGTGAGGACGCCGTGGAATACTGCCTGGGTGTTGCCAGGCGGTTTGAGGTCGCCCGCGTGGTCAAGGGCAAGTCCATGCTGAGCGAGGAAATCCACCTCAACGACGCATTGGAAGCCGCAGGCATCGAGACCGTGGAGACGGATCTTGGCGAGTACATCGTGCAGCTCAAGGGCGAAGCACCATCGCACATCATCGCCCCGGCCATCCACTACACCCGCGAGCAGGTCGGCGAATTGTTCGCTGAAAAACTGGACCAGCCCTATACCGACGATCCGCCGACCCTGACCGCCATGGCGCGCAAGGCCCTGCGCGAAAAGATGCTCACCGCCGACATGGGTATCTCCGGCGGCAACACCGCCTGCGCCGAGACCGGACACGTGACCATCGTTTCCAACGAAGGCAACATCCGCATGGCCACGACCATGCCCCGGGTTCACGTGGTGCTGCTGGGCATCGAGAAGATCGCGGCCACCCTGGAGGATCACGACATCCTGTTGCGCATGCTGACCCGCGCGGCGGCGGGGCAGAAGATCTCAACCTATGTCAGTTATGTCGGCGGGCCCCGCCTGCCCGATGAACCGGACGGCCCGGAGGAATTTCATCTGGTCTTGGTGGATAACGGCCGCAGCCGCATTCTGGCCGACCCGGATTTTCGCGAGGTGCTGCACTGCGTGCGTTGCGGCGGATGCCTCAATGTCTGCCCGGTCTACATGGCCATTGGCGGGCACAGTTACGGCTCGCCGTATTGCGGCCCCATCGGCGCGGTCTTCACGCCGCTGACGCGGGGCATCAACACGTGCCATCACCTCTGCCAGGGAGAAACCCTGTGCGGTGCCTGCAAGCAGGTCTGCCCGGTGGACAACGACCTGCCGCGCATGCTCTCGCTGCTGCGCTCCAAACTGGCCGACGGCGACAGGAGCTGGGACGTACGCCGTCAGAGCCTGCCGACAAAGCTGGTTTTCGGTGCCTGGTCGGTGATCATGAGGCATCGGCGCATGTACGACGCGCTGAGTGCAATGGCCAGATTCGGCCAGAGACTGCTGCCGCGCAGGAACGGCTGGATCAGGCGCCTGCCCGGACCGCTGGGCGGTTGGACCAGGGGGCGCGATTTTCCGCCTCTGGCGCAGGAGAGTTTCGCCGATCGTTGGGCGCGTCGCGACAAGACAGGGAGGGGGGCATGAGTCGTATCATCGAACGGGTCAGGCAGGCGCTTAAAGTGCAGGCCAATGACGGCCGGGACAAGCTGGTCTTCGCCAAGAGCGAGGAATTCATCAATAGCGCGCACGTAACGACCTCGGACGAAGAGCGGGGCGGGTGGATGGACAGCATCCGCCGGGAGGCCCAGGCGCTCAACCTTCAGGTGCACGAGTGTCCGAACCTGGCCGCCTGCGGCGAGGCCATCGCGGCCCTGGCACGCGAGCGCGATCCGGAGTGGGGCACATTGAAGCGGATTGTGCGCTGGAGCGACCCGCTTCTTGACGAATTGGACCTTGAAGCGCGTCTGGGCGAGGACATCCCCGTCACGACAGTGCCTACGGGTGACTCCTTTGGCGAATCCGAGCGCGCGGAGTTCCGGCGCGAGGTCATCGCCTCGTATATCGGCATCACCACCGCCGACTACCTGCTGGCCGACACGGCCTCGCTGGTACTCTTGGGCGGGCGGGGCCGAGCACGCTCGGTGTCTTTGGTGCCGTCCATTCATGTCGCGGTGGTGCCCGGGAGTCGCATGCTCGGCTCCTACCGGCAGATGCTCTCCCGTCTGAACGGACAGGCCTTGCCGTCCAACGTGAACATCATCACCGGCCCGAGCAAGACCGCCGATATCGAGGCCACCCTGGTGCACGGGGCGCACGGCCCGCGCGAGATGCATCTTTTTGTGGTCGCGTCCTGACGTTTTCGCGTGCTGCAGGCGTGTTTTCGCGAGAGCGCCAAGCTGACGAGGTATCAGCTTGGCGCTTTTTTTACGGGAAACGAGAGGGCAGTGTCATTCCCGCGAAGGCGGGCCATGTCGGGCAATAACGCGAAATCCATTCTTTTCAGAGAGTTAAAAAGGCATGGATCCCCTTCTTCAAGGGGATGACGACTTCTTGCAGTGACGTCATATCAACCTGCTGCGGCAAGTCCGTTCAAAAAATCGATGATCTCATGCTCCGTCTCGCTCCTGAGCATGCTTTTGTATATGATGCAGTGCGCTATTATAGTTTTCATGTTTCCGGAAAATCCATAGCTTAGAATCGAAACTTCTCTTCTGTTGACCATGCCTTCTATTTTATTGGATATCACTACAGAATTATTTACGTTTACAAATTCCGATTCAATCAGCTTCGCATCTTTCATTTTATAGTGTTCGACAAGTTTCTTGTAAATTTCAGTCATTTGTATGTTTTCGTCATATAAAAAAATATGCGCATTGGTAAACCTTCTGGCTGAGAAATCAATTTTTGAAATTGATTCATTTTTTACAGACCATAACCTGTTGTCATAGTAGAATGATGCATCTGATTGTCCAATGTTGACTTTTTGCGCTGCGTTTATTGATTTTTTTCTTGATTCAAGATGTCCATATTCGGATGCGATCTCATTTTTCTTGTGTACGTCTTTGCTTGCTGGTGCACAGGATGCCAGCGCGACGACCAAAAGCGTGGCGATCAGGTATTTTTGCATGAAAAAATCTCCCTTTTTATACAACCTGTATCAGGTGATGCCTGTATCCCCGGCTGGCGTGCCATAGATGGGTGCAGGCTGTCGTGATTTGATGAGTCCTTGCAAATACCCTGGAAATACATGACAGTCCATAAGACAGTCTGAAGATTCGGAAAACAGGGATGCGATGGCGGACGAAGGTCGGCCTGTCGCAATCCGTTGAGACATCAACACGACGGCGACCGCGCTGCAAGCCTGGCTCGTAAAGGAGAATGCGATGACGTTGGATGAGAACGCCGGACGGCAGCCCAGTGGATTGCTGGTCCTTCGAACCTTGGCCATGCCCAGGGACACCAACCCCAGTGGCGACATTTTCGGCGGCTGGATTCTGGCCCAGATGGACGTGGCCGGAGGGCTCATGGCCTCGGAGATTTCCATGGGCCGGACCGTCACGGTCAGCGTCGAGAAAATGAGCTTCGACAAGCCCATACGCATGGGCGACACGATCTGCGTGCATGCGGAACTTCTGCGAGTGGGCAATTCGTCCATGGACATCAAGCTTGAGGTCTGGGCGCGGCAGCTCATTGGCGCATACGAAGCCCAGCGTCAGCTGGTGACCGAAGGGGTGTTCCGTTATGTGGCCGTGGATGAGAACCGGCGTCCGCGCAGGGTTCCCGACAATCCGAGTTTTTTCACCAGGTGACATCGCGATGACCCGGCAAGACTGCTGTCCGACCGGGCCATTGACCGAGCGTCAGTCCTTGTTGACGCTTTGTTTTATCACATCCATCAGCTTCTTGATGCTGAAAGGTTTGGCCACGTATCCGTCCATGCCCTTGTCCAGCAGCTTTTCCTTGTCTCCGTTCATGGCATAGGCGGTCATGGCGATGATGGGCACCGGTTTTTTGCCAGTTGCTTCCTCCGAGGCGCGGATGCGCCTGGTGGCCTCTATTCCGTCCATGCCCGGCATCTGAATGTCCATCAGGATGAGGTCGAAATCCTGTTCCAGAAGACGTTCCAGTACCTCATGTCCGTTATGGGCGGTGAAGACCTCGTGACCATTTTTGGTCAGCAGATTGCGGACGGCGAAAAGATTCACCTCGTCATCTTCAGCCACCAGAATTTTTCTCTCCCGCAGCGCGACCCGCGTTTTGTCTGGAACCTCCCGTGCAGGCAATTCCAGCGCCTTGTCCAGGGTGACGCAGAAATATATGCTCGTGCCCACTCCAACCTCGCTTGAAATGGCCATGTTGCCGCCCATGAGTCCAACCAGACGTTTGCAGATGGACAGGCCGAGTCCCGCGCCCTGGTATTGTCTGGTGTAGCCCTGGGTTACCTGGCTGAAGGGCTCGAAGAGCTGGCTCAGCGCTTCATCGGGAATGCCGCACCCTGTGTCCGAAATCTCGAAGAATATGCGCAGCTGATTTTCGTTGCGGGCCGGCAAGGGGTAGGCCTCCACGCTGACAAATCCATGCTGCGTGAACTTGAATGCGTTGCCGATCAGGTTCGTGAGCACCTGTTGCAGACGAATGGGATCGCCGATGACGTTTTGCGGCAGCGCGTCGTCGAAATGGTGCCTGAGTTCGATTCCTGACTGCAGGGCGATGGGCGCGAAGAGATCGATGGATTGATTCAATTTTTTACGCAGGTCGAAGACTTCGGGCCGAATAGGCATCTTGCCCGCTTCGACCCTGGAGAGATCAAGGATGTCGGAAAGCAGGCTGGTCAGGCGGGACGTCGATTGCACGGCCATGGCGCTGTATTCGAGCTGCTCTTGATTCATGCTGGTTGTCTGCAGGAGTTGCAGCATGCCCATGATGCCGTTCAGCGGAGTGCGAATTTCGTGACTCATGTTGGCCAGAAATTCGCTCTTGGCCTTGTTTGCCGCTTCTGCGGCCTCCTTGGCGTTCAGTGCGGCGTATTCAGCGTTCTTTCGCGCTGTCACGTCCACATGCGTACCCACCATGCGCACGGCGCTCCCCTGTTCGTTTCGTTCGACCACCCGGCCGCGCGCCATGATCCACAACCAATGCCCGGATTTGGCCTTCATGCGGAATTCGATCTCGAAAACTTCTCCGCTGGTGACATGTCGGCTTACCTGATCTTCGACATCCTGCACGTCATCGGGATGAATGAGACTGCGCCATGAGCTGTAGTTCGCCTCGAACTCTCCTTTTTCATAGCCGAGCATGGCGTAATAGTGTGGACTGAAATAAGTGCTGCCCGATACGCAGTTCCAATCCCAAAGCCCGTCATTCGTGACCTCAAGGGCCAGGGCGAGCCGTTCTTCGCTCTCACGCATGGCTTCCTCGGCCATCATGTGGGCGGTGATGTCTTCGCGCATGAGGATGCCGCCGGAGAAGACCCCGTCCTTGAACAGGGGGATGGCCTTGACGCTTTGCCAGGCAGATCCGCCTGCGGCGAGGCGGGGGATGAAAAGGCTCGGCAGGTTGAGCGGCCGACCATCGAGCACATGT is a window encoding:
- a CDS encoding LutC/YkgG family protein, producing MSRIIERVRQALKVQANDGRDKLVFAKSEEFINSAHVTTSDEERGGWMDSIRREAQALNLQVHECPNLAACGEAIAALARERDPEWGTLKRIVRWSDPLLDELDLEARLGEDIPVTTVPTGDSFGESERAEFRREVIASYIGITTADYLLADTASLVLLGGRGRARSVSLVPSIHVAVVPGSRMLGSYRQMLSRLNGQALPSNVNIITGPSKTADIEATLVHGAHGPREMHLFVVAS
- a CDS encoding MASE3 domain-containing protein, which gives rise to MPSDDQLASHDISGTLRHVTVWIILLLVLFFISRHNFLLFHTMAELFAVAVGWSVFLLVWNTRAFLRNDALLFLGIAYFFIAFIDLTHTLTYNGMNIVAAAEDTNPATQLWIAARGLEAASLFAYSLILGRGFSLSAVLLGFSGVTATLLLSIFAWEIFPVCHVEGQGLTTFKIVAEYTICAVLAAAMFNLTRKRDKLEPGIYHLLIMSMALSIMSELAFTLYVSVYGLSNVAGHFLKIVSFFLIYLALVRFALKRPYRTLFRQLAKEREALSRSEKKWRNILLHTPQIGISLDPEGRIIFANEYFLKLTGWEKEEVLGRDWFDMFIPAEIRESTREFFISTMAGGQNLSYSTHENEILDKFGARHAIGWANALTFDSAGLPTDVTSLGVDLTERKHAQEVLIESRNLYQSLVDNLPLSIMTFDREGKINYVNQFQIEGFAKNILDKEYFLGRTLHELPGLISAGIGPDLEHVLDGRPLNLPSLFIPRLAAGGSAWQSVKAIPLFKDGVFSGGILMREDITAHMMAEEAMRESEERLALALEVTNDGLWDWNCVSGSTYFSPHYYAMLGYEKGEFEANYSSWRSLIHPDDVQDVEDQVSRHVTSGEVFEIEFRMKAKSGHWLWIMARGRVVERNEQGSAVRMVGTHVDVTARKNAEYAALNAKEAAEAANKAKSEFLANMSHEIRTPLNGIMGMLQLLQTTSMNQEQLEYSAMAVQSTSRLTSLLSDILDLSRVEAGKMPIRPEVFDLRKKLNQSIDLFAPIALQSGIELRHHFDDALPQNVIGDPIRLQQVLTNLIGNAFKFTQHGFVSVEAYPLPARNENQLRIFFEISDTGCGIPDEALSQLFEPFSQVTQGYTRQYQGAGLGLSICKRLVGLMGGNMAISSEVGVGTSIYFCVTLDKALELPAREVPDKTRVALRERKILVAEDDEVNLFAVRNLLTKNGHEVFTAHNGHEVLERLLEQDFDLILMDIQMPGMDGIEATRRIRASEEATGKKPVPIIAMTAYAMNGDKEKLLDKGMDGYVAKPFSIKKLMDVIKQSVNKD
- a CDS encoding acyl-CoA thioesterase, with the translated sequence MTLDENAGRQPSGLLVLRTLAMPRDTNPSGDIFGGWILAQMDVAGGLMASEISMGRTVTVSVEKMSFDKPIRMGDTICVHAELLRVGNSSMDIKLEVWARQLIGAYEAQRQLVTEGVFRYVAVDENRRPRRVPDNPSFFTR
- a CDS encoding LutB/LldF family L-lactate oxidation iron-sulfur protein, with protein sequence MLNQDPLKYRELAAKAVEDKQLHRALAKMRDKVGRNAVNLYNQLSPGHDPRQDAKAVRRKIVDNLDVVLETLIANIRARGGHVHLAETGEDAVEYCLGVARRFEVARVVKGKSMLSEEIHLNDALEAAGIETVETDLGEYIVQLKGEAPSHIIAPAIHYTREQVGELFAEKLDQPYTDDPPTLTAMARKALREKMLTADMGISGGNTACAETGHVTIVSNEGNIRMATTMPRVHVVLLGIEKIAATLEDHDILLRMLTRAAAGQKISTYVSYVGGPRLPDEPDGPEEFHLVLVDNGRSRILADPDFREVLHCVRCGGCLNVCPVYMAIGGHSYGSPYCGPIGAVFTPLTRGINTCHHLCQGETLCGACKQVCPVDNDLPRMLSLLRSKLADGDRSWDVRRQSLPTKLVFGAWSVIMRHRRMYDALSAMARFGQRLLPRRNGWIRRLPGPLGGWTRGRDFPPLAQESFADRWARRDKTGRGA